In Polyangiaceae bacterium, a genomic segment contains:
- a CDS encoding sigma-54-dependent Fis family transcriptional regulator produces MPRGHILIVDDEPSILNTLKKALSLEGYSVDVAGGVGVAQERLAKRSYDILLLDVSLPDGNGIELLEKLRGAGNDAPVIMMSGHATVDTAVRATKLGALDFLEKPVSTDRLLLVLENTQRLVRAEEEAQELRAEAGYFEELIGRSRAMQDLSANVSRAARANASVLVTGERGTGKELVARAIHRASPRAKAALEKLNCAAVPAELIESELFGHEAGAFTGATKQRRGKFERAHGGTLFLDEVGDMPLNMQAKLLRVLQEQEIERVGGNETLKVDVRVVAATNRDLVLACQSGEFRPDLYDRLNVLPLELPPLRSRRDDIEELARHFLQLAAKSNARPGVTLSDDAVQALMRHSYPGNVRELKNLIERLVILSPDDSITAGEVERALGMSASPSNAGLYRPGVPFRVLAEEAERTILEEAIAHHGGQMAATARALGLERSHLYKKTRALGLRGDKDDDSG; encoded by the coding sequence ATGCCTCGCGGGCACATTCTGATCGTCGACGACGAGCCTTCGATCCTGAACACCTTGAAGAAGGCGCTGTCGCTGGAAGGCTACTCGGTGGACGTGGCGGGCGGCGTGGGCGTGGCCCAAGAACGCCTCGCGAAGCGTAGCTACGACATCTTGCTCTTGGACGTGTCGCTGCCGGACGGCAATGGCATCGAGCTGCTCGAGAAGCTCCGGGGCGCGGGCAACGACGCTCCGGTGATCATGATGAGTGGACACGCAACGGTGGACACGGCCGTGCGCGCGACCAAGCTCGGGGCGCTCGACTTTTTGGAGAAGCCGGTGTCCACGGATCGCCTGCTCTTGGTGCTGGAGAACACCCAGCGCCTGGTGCGCGCGGAAGAGGAAGCCCAGGAGCTCCGAGCGGAGGCCGGATACTTCGAGGAGCTGATCGGTCGCAGCCGTGCGATGCAGGACCTCAGCGCCAACGTCAGCAGAGCGGCCCGGGCCAACGCCAGCGTGTTGGTCACCGGGGAGCGTGGTACCGGCAAGGAGCTCGTGGCGCGCGCCATTCATCGCGCGTCACCGCGGGCCAAGGCGGCGCTGGAAAAGCTGAACTGCGCCGCGGTGCCGGCAGAGCTGATCGAGAGCGAGCTGTTCGGCCACGAGGCGGGTGCCTTCACCGGGGCCACCAAGCAGCGGCGCGGCAAGTTCGAGCGGGCTCACGGCGGCACGCTGTTCCTCGACGAAGTGGGCGACATGCCCCTGAACATGCAGGCGAAGCTCTTGCGCGTGCTCCAGGAGCAGGAGATCGAGCGCGTGGGCGGCAACGAGACGCTGAAAGTGGACGTCCGCGTGGTGGCCGCCACCAATCGCGATCTGGTGCTCGCCTGCCAGAGCGGAGAGTTCCGTCCGGACCTCTACGATCGTCTCAACGTGCTGCCCCTGGAGCTACCGCCGCTGCGTTCGCGGCGAGACGACATCGAAGAGCTCGCGCGCCACTTCCTGCAGCTCGCCGCCAAGAGCAACGCGCGCCCTGGGGTCACGCTATCGGACGACGCCGTTCAAGCGTTGATGCGCCACTCGTATCCCGGCAACGTGCGCGAGCTGAAGAACCTCATCGAGCGGCTGGTGATCCTGTCGCCGGACGACAGCATCACCGCGGGCGAGGTGGAGCGCGCCCTCGGCATGTCGGCATCGCCCAGCAACGCGGGGCTGTATCGCCCCGGCGTACCCTTTCGGGTGCTGGCGGAGGAAGCCGAACGCACCATCCTGGAGGAAGCCATCGCCCACCATGGCGGGCAGATGGCCGCTACGGCGCGGGCCCTCGGTCTCGAGCGCAGCCACTTGTACAAGAAGACCCGCGCCCTCGGCCTGCGCGGCGACAAGGACGACGACAGCGGCTGA
- a CDS encoding serine/threonine protein kinase: MFPQIFGKYVLEREIAAGGMARVYLATLRGAVGFEKKLVVKQIRPELASEDAFVRRFVDEAKTAVELSHPNIVPVYELGVEQGVYYLAMEFCVGVTLAEILNESGPLSPVEGAYVGIEICRALDYAHRKSGIVHRDVTPRNVMLDEEGAVRLIDFGIAAPATVTKRRTDLFGSPGHMPPEQIEGGELTPATDVFAVAVLLAEAWTGDAPFRRSTPEECLAAMDTPPKAIDAEEPELAPVAELVARAMSLDARERPESAEAFARPLRDFVKQADLGDVARRLGERVRRARRRLLASSPALEDVTAEPGSTAKLETPAVTRTFAARGEMTEWTRKLPSVPPPSDEPTPTTASNGTAPSGRSSGGWRLIAVLLAGVVIAGVITVRFRGSTPPAPAASSAPSAVPVAPDPTPAPTPKPVPTPSALPSASAAPVPKPHTMPSATAMEPAGKARLNLSAKPGARVSVDGRGRGMTPVMGLELSAGPHSVVFESPLLGERVSASVTLSTGQTRTVVADFTGSTAKVYVR; the protein is encoded by the coding sequence ATGTTTCCGCAGATCTTCGGCAAGTACGTGCTCGAGCGCGAGATCGCTGCGGGAGGCATGGCGCGGGTGTACCTGGCGACCCTACGCGGCGCCGTGGGGTTCGAGAAGAAGCTGGTGGTCAAGCAGATCCGCCCCGAGCTCGCCTCGGAGGACGCGTTCGTGCGGCGCTTCGTGGACGAGGCCAAGACCGCGGTCGAGCTCAGTCACCCCAACATCGTGCCCGTCTACGAGCTCGGCGTCGAGCAAGGGGTGTACTACCTCGCGATGGAGTTCTGCGTCGGGGTGACCCTGGCGGAGATCCTGAACGAGTCGGGGCCGCTCTCCCCCGTGGAAGGGGCGTACGTGGGCATCGAGATCTGCCGCGCCCTGGACTACGCGCATCGCAAGAGCGGCATCGTGCACCGCGACGTCACACCGCGGAACGTGATGCTGGACGAAGAGGGCGCGGTGCGCCTGATCGACTTCGGCATTGCGGCGCCCGCCACGGTGACCAAGCGCCGGACGGACCTGTTCGGTTCCCCGGGGCACATGCCGCCGGAGCAAATCGAGGGCGGCGAGCTGACGCCGGCCACGGACGTGTTCGCCGTGGCGGTGCTGCTCGCCGAGGCGTGGACCGGCGACGCGCCGTTCCGGCGCTCCACGCCGGAAGAGTGCCTGGCGGCGATGGACACGCCGCCCAAGGCGATCGACGCGGAAGAGCCGGAGCTCGCTCCCGTGGCGGAGCTCGTTGCCCGCGCCATGAGCTTGGACGCGCGCGAACGGCCGGAGAGCGCGGAAGCCTTCGCGCGGCCGCTGCGGGACTTCGTGAAGCAAGCGGACCTCGGGGATGTCGCGCGACGCTTGGGCGAGCGCGTGCGGCGCGCGCGTCGTCGTCTGCTCGCGTCGAGCCCCGCCCTCGAGGACGTGACGGCGGAGCCGGGCTCCACCGCCAAGCTGGAGACCCCGGCCGTCACTCGCACCTTCGCCGCCCGCGGCGAGATGACGGAATGGACGCGCAAGCTCCCCAGCGTGCCGCCGCCCTCCGACGAGCCGACGCCCACCACCGCCAGCAACGGCACGGCGCCCAGCGGCCGCAGCAGCGGCGGCTGGCGGCTGATTGCGGTGCTGCTCGCCGGAGTGGTCATCGCCGGGGTGATCACGGTGCGCTTTCGCGGCAGCACGCCACCGGCGCCCGCCGCCAGCAGCGCCCCGAGCGCAGTCCCCGTGGCGCCGGACCCCACGCCCGCGCCCACGCCGAAGCCCGTGCCCACGCCCAGCGCGCTGCCCTCCGCCAGCGCGGCCCCCGTGCCCAAGCCCCACACGATGCCCAGCGCCACCGCGATGGAGCCGGCGGGCAAGGCGCGGCTCAATCTGTCGGCAAAGCCCGGGGCGCGCGTGAGCGTGGACGGCCGCGGCCGCGGCATGACGCCGGTGATGGGCCTCGAGCTGTCCGCCGGTCCTCACTCCGTGGTGTTCGAGAGTCCGCTGCTCGGCGAGCGCGTGTCGGCGTCCGTCACGCTGTCCACGGGGCAGACGCGCACCGTGGTCGCCGACTTCACCGGCTCGACGGCGAAGGTGTACGTACGCTGA
- a CDS encoding DnaJ domain-containing protein: MSKPKATASGTLESTPLANLLVYALDKRLTGTMIFEPPGGGRSAVFFNEGAPAKAKTADPVIHLGRLLLELGAISEEDFNRTLARCAKERRLHGQILIEEEVIDQAILEDALREQLMRKVLWLFTLPPATVYAYYEDVNFLERFGAPELITLEPMSLIWRGVRNHEDARRVEATLARVGARQLRLHPQAQLSRFCFASRDWGVLDVIRARPQTLAQLLGGGVSDEVTIKRMVYALAVTRSLDLGAGTRPVGVQSGGAASDRSPNSRRSESATRPRPVSPPKAANRSSPQAAPPPLRSSPQAAPLRSSPVASSAQAVARDRATPVAPPPPAPSRAIASAAAPQPLPPLTPSPPPSTPSAVRASQPPITHPSDPAPSSVRTLRSVTPEPGQDRRSALPSITMPESHRTPAAPPGPTSSVPPANHELVAEVRERAEKAPSQNYYQLLGVEQDAPTAQISAAFFKLAKRFHPDRLGMDDPELKSVAVGMFARMNEAHQVLSDAERRAEYDQVIADGGGTAEEQEQVQAVVRAITEFQKAEVFYKKGQMDLAEAAAKSAMQDDPEQADYVALYTTVAAQRRGNGRMDDLIDLLDRAIRRDPKAERARFARGQIYKRMNRNDLAIKDFRWVAQQNPRNLEATREVRLYNMRKGGPASQRPSSAPKSSKGGKEANSGFFGKFFKR, translated from the coding sequence ATGTCGAAGCCCAAGGCCACCGCGAGCGGCACGCTCGAGTCGACGCCCCTGGCGAACCTACTCGTGTACGCCCTCGACAAGCGGCTCACCGGCACGATGATCTTCGAGCCTCCGGGGGGCGGGCGGAGCGCGGTCTTCTTCAACGAGGGCGCCCCCGCAAAGGCCAAGACGGCGGATCCCGTGATTCACCTCGGTCGCCTGCTGCTGGAGCTGGGGGCGATCTCGGAGGAGGACTTCAATCGCACCCTCGCGCGCTGCGCGAAGGAACGGCGGCTCCACGGTCAGATCCTGATCGAGGAGGAAGTGATCGATCAGGCGATCTTGGAGGACGCGCTCCGAGAGCAGCTGATGCGCAAGGTGCTGTGGCTGTTCACGCTGCCGCCGGCCACGGTGTACGCCTACTACGAAGACGTGAACTTCCTGGAGCGCTTCGGGGCGCCGGAGCTCATCACCCTGGAGCCCATGTCGCTCATCTGGCGCGGGGTGCGCAACCACGAGGACGCCCGGCGCGTGGAAGCCACGCTGGCGCGGGTCGGCGCTCGGCAGCTGCGGCTCCATCCCCAAGCGCAGCTGTCACGCTTCTGCTTCGCGTCGCGGGACTGGGGCGTGCTGGACGTGATCCGGGCGCGGCCTCAAACGCTGGCCCAGCTCTTGGGGGGCGGGGTCAGCGACGAGGTCACCATCAAGCGCATGGTGTATGCCCTGGCCGTCACTCGCAGCCTGGATCTGGGCGCGGGAACGCGCCCGGTCGGCGTTCAGAGCGGCGGCGCCGCCTCGGACCGCTCCCCCAATTCCCGCCGCTCCGAGAGCGCCACCCGTCCGCGGCCGGTGTCCCCGCCCAAGGCCGCCAATCGATCGTCCCCGCAGGCTGCACCACCGCCACTGCGCTCGTCGCCCCAGGCCGCACCGCTGCGCTCGTCGCCCGTGGCCTCCTCCGCCCAGGCCGTCGCTCGAGACCGCGCCACACCGGTCGCGCCTCCTCCCCCGGCGCCATCTCGGGCGATTGCGTCCGCCGCCGCGCCGCAGCCGTTGCCACCGCTGACTCCCTCGCCGCCGCCGTCCACGCCGAGCGCGGTGCGCGCGTCGCAGCCGCCCATCACGCACCCGTCGGATCCCGCACCCTCGTCGGTGCGTACGCTGCGCTCCGTCACGCCCGAGCCCGGACAGGACCGCCGCTCTGCGCTGCCCTCCATCACCATGCCGGAGTCGCACCGCACGCCGGCGGCGCCCCCAGGCCCCACGAGCAGCGTGCCACCCGCCAACCACGAGCTCGTCGCGGAAGTGCGGGAGCGCGCGGAGAAGGCGCCCTCGCAGAACTACTACCAGCTCTTGGGCGTGGAGCAGGACGCCCCCACGGCGCAGATTTCCGCGGCCTTCTTCAAGCTCGCCAAGCGCTTCCATCCCGATCGCCTGGGCATGGACGACCCCGAGCTCAAGAGCGTCGCCGTTGGCATGTTCGCGCGCATGAACGAAGCACACCAGGTGCTGTCGGATGCCGAGCGCCGCGCGGAGTACGATCAGGTCATCGCAGATGGTGGCGGCACCGCCGAAGAGCAAGAGCAGGTGCAAGCCGTGGTGCGCGCCATTACGGAGTTCCAGAAGGCGGAGGTCTTCTACAAGAAGGGCCAGATGGATCTGGCAGAGGCCGCCGCCAAGAGCGCGATGCAGGACGACCCCGAGCAAGCGGACTACGTGGCGCTGTACACCACCGTTGCCGCCCAGCGCCGCGGCAACGGACGCATGGACGATCTCATCGATCTCCTCGACCGCGCCATTCGCCGGGATCCCAAGGCGGAGCGCGCGCGCTTTGCCCGCGGTCAGATCTACAAGCGGATGAACCGCAACGATCTCGCCATCAAGGACTTCCGCTGGGTGGCGCAGCAGAACCCGCGCAATCTGGAAGCCACCCGCGAGGTGCGTCTCTACAACATGCGCAAGGGCGGTCCGGCCTCCCAGCGTCCGTCCAGCGCGCCGAAGAGCAGCAAAGGCGGGAAAGAGGCCAATTCCGGCTTCTTCGGCAAGTTCTTCAAGCGTTGA
- a CDS encoding TetR/AcrR family transcriptional regulator codes for MAQRKAGTKKRGRPPRLLDRRESILDAALACFVERGFHGTVIPDIAKRAEIATGTLYHYFESKEALVNVLYRKWKGAVSERVLAAFQHGAPPREQFRVMWHEMVAFAQEHPKAFAFIELHNHSSYLDDESRAVDHAIKDFAELMVANAQARGVVKPLDAKLLMELVFGAFNGMIRAQWEGRIPLDDAAIAGAESACWDTLALR; via the coding sequence ATGGCGCAGCGGAAGGCAGGGACCAAGAAGCGGGGTCGACCGCCGCGGCTCCTCGACCGGAGGGAATCGATCCTCGACGCCGCCCTGGCCTGCTTCGTGGAACGCGGCTTTCACGGGACGGTGATCCCGGACATCGCGAAGCGCGCCGAGATCGCGACCGGCACGCTGTACCACTACTTCGAGAGCAAGGAGGCGTTGGTCAACGTGCTCTATCGAAAGTGGAAAGGGGCCGTGTCCGAGCGGGTGCTCGCTGCGTTCCAACACGGCGCGCCTCCGCGGGAACAGTTCCGCGTGATGTGGCACGAGATGGTCGCATTCGCGCAAGAGCATCCCAAGGCCTTCGCTTTCATCGAGCTCCACAACCACAGCAGCTACCTGGACGACGAGAGCCGCGCGGTGGATCACGCCATCAAGGACTTCGCCGAGCTCATGGTGGCGAATGCTCAGGCTCGAGGCGTCGTGAAGCCCCTCGACGCGAAGCTCTTGATGGAGCTCGTGTTCGGCGCGTTCAATGGAATGATCCGAGCGCAGTGGGAGGGTCGGATCCCGCTCGACGACGCGGCCATCGCAGGGGCGGAATCCGCTTGCTGGGATACCCTCGCGCTGCGTTGA
- a CDS encoding nucleotidyltransferase domain-containing protein: MAKLRPLLDQIIAAWRPDQIWLFGSRARGEAEDVSDWDLFAVVPDDLPDADLDPMAAWKLRRAARIRADIIPCHRSDFRTGRNTPNTIAYDVDREGVLIYER; encoded by the coding sequence TTGGCAAAGCTTCGGCCGCTCCTCGACCAGATTATCGCCGCTTGGAGGCCCGATCAGATCTGGTTGTTCGGGAGTCGCGCCCGCGGCGAAGCGGAGGACGTCAGCGACTGGGATCTCTTCGCTGTGGTTCCAGACGACCTGCCAGATGCGGATCTGGATCCCATGGCCGCTTGGAAGCTCCGCAGGGCAGCGCGAATTCGCGCGGACATCATCCCGTGCCATAGGTCCGACTTCCGCACTGGCCGCAACACGCCAAACACCATTGCCTACGACGTGGATCGAGAAGGCGTGCTCATCTATGAGCGCTGA
- a CDS encoding tetratricopeptide repeat protein gives MRALALNLSLVVSLAACSPAVARPAAAPAAKSTAAKKPARSPADKLAAGIEALEGTRYSEAEPLLKGAAVGKQRGDALVALARLQLETGRYDDALKTAQQADGIKGAKLDSAWIGAEALRRQGKLAEAEARLRKVESEPEARRARLELGELLLERGKQKDATPVLMTIIEDYNDDKIKDTDGPGLAMVGRAAHLLRSPRDANDAFNQAERAKDGDVQTLLWRGELFLEKYDPGHAEEVIKEVLAKAPNRPEALVWMAHVKLAQALDFDEAERLAKKALSINPKITSAHFVLAGIALRDMDLAKAEDEVKLGLAVNPRDLDLLSMHATARFLADDTAGFNAATQKVLALNPQYSRMYQIIGEFADWEHRYDEIVAMMKKAVQIDPDDAKAYAQLGLNLIRAGNDKEGVQALNTAFDKDPFNVRVYNTLNLYEKVIPKDYVTVAHKTFTFRYRKDEKDLLERYIPGLLDSAWRKFTKKYAFTPSTPIGVELYGERENFAIRTSGLPSTAIQGVCFGKTLAAMSPHEEKFNIGMTVWHELAHVFHIQMSKSHVPRWFTEGLAEYETLAERPEWSREHDPALYEALRSGRLPKVGAMSQAFTRAEEMSDVATAYYASSQIMVMLVDKHGMPAADQMLKLWGEGKGTPEVVQTALGMSTDAFDTEFRTWADQKLARYKTQFVPISRTGGYEKAKEAAEKAPKDPAKQAAFALAALRERKVEEAHKALEAALAASPDYPDALWLEARLAMSKRDMASASTLLQKLTQKSDGYMVQMALADISEAKGDVAGMKKAFERAHQLDPTQAEPLQALVDLAKKTGDKDGELDGLRKLSKLEEHDGRIYRRLMRALMDKKLYKEAKDVGEMGLWADLEGAQTHALFAEALAHLKMVPRAIYELESALMCPARPKEQAELHAQLAETYMMVPNPGKAREHAKAARKLDPDNPRVKKLKI, from the coding sequence ATGCGAGCCCTCGCTCTCAATCTGTCTCTCGTCGTTTCCCTCGCGGCGTGCTCCCCCGCGGTGGCGCGCCCCGCAGCAGCGCCTGCCGCCAAATCCACGGCGGCGAAGAAGCCGGCGCGCTCCCCCGCGGACAAGCTCGCGGCGGGAATCGAAGCACTGGAGGGGACGCGCTATTCCGAAGCGGAGCCGCTGCTCAAGGGCGCGGCCGTGGGCAAGCAACGGGGCGACGCCCTGGTGGCGCTGGCGCGCTTGCAGCTCGAGACCGGGCGCTACGACGACGCGCTGAAGACGGCGCAGCAGGCGGACGGCATCAAGGGAGCCAAGCTCGATTCGGCGTGGATTGGTGCGGAGGCGCTGCGCCGTCAGGGCAAGCTCGCGGAGGCGGAGGCGCGCTTGCGCAAGGTGGAGAGCGAGCCGGAAGCGCGGCGAGCGCGGCTCGAGCTCGGAGAGCTCTTGCTCGAGCGCGGCAAGCAGAAGGACGCCACCCCGGTCCTCATGACCATCATCGAGGACTACAACGACGACAAGATCAAGGACACGGACGGTCCGGGTCTGGCCATGGTGGGCCGCGCAGCGCACCTGCTGCGCTCGCCGCGAGACGCGAACGACGCCTTCAACCAGGCCGAGCGCGCGAAGGACGGCGACGTACAGACGCTGCTCTGGCGCGGCGAGCTGTTCCTCGAAAAGTACGACCCGGGCCACGCAGAAGAAGTCATCAAAGAGGTGCTGGCCAAGGCGCCGAACCGGCCGGAAGCGCTGGTGTGGATGGCCCACGTGAAGCTGGCCCAGGCGCTGGACTTCGACGAAGCGGAGCGCTTGGCGAAGAAGGCACTGTCCATCAACCCGAAGATCACCTCCGCGCACTTCGTGCTGGCGGGCATCGCGCTGCGCGACATGGACCTCGCCAAGGCCGAAGACGAAGTGAAGCTCGGCCTGGCGGTGAACCCGCGGGACCTGGATCTGCTCAGCATGCACGCCACGGCGCGCTTCTTGGCGGACGACACCGCTGGCTTCAACGCGGCCACGCAGAAGGTGCTCGCGCTCAATCCCCAGTACTCGCGGATGTATCAGATCATCGGGGAGTTTGCCGATTGGGAGCACCGCTACGACGAGATCGTCGCGATGATGAAGAAGGCGGTGCAGATCGATCCGGACGACGCCAAGGCCTACGCCCAGCTGGGCCTGAACCTGATCCGCGCCGGCAACGACAAAGAGGGCGTGCAGGCGCTGAACACCGCCTTCGACAAGGATCCCTTCAACGTGCGCGTGTACAACACGCTGAACCTCTACGAAAAGGTGATCCCGAAGGACTACGTCACCGTCGCGCACAAGACCTTCACCTTCCGCTATCGGAAGGACGAGAAGGATCTGCTCGAACGCTACATTCCCGGGCTCCTCGACAGCGCCTGGCGCAAGTTCACGAAGAAGTACGCGTTCACCCCGTCCACGCCCATTGGCGTGGAGCTCTACGGCGAGCGCGAGAACTTCGCGATCCGCACCAGCGGCCTCCCGTCTACCGCGATTCAGGGTGTGTGCTTCGGCAAGACGCTGGCGGCCATGAGCCCACACGAAGAGAAGTTCAACATCGGCATGACGGTGTGGCACGAGCTCGCCCACGTGTTCCACATCCAGATGTCCAAGAGCCACGTGCCCCGCTGGTTCACCGAGGGGCTCGCGGAGTACGAAACCCTGGCGGAGCGTCCGGAGTGGAGCCGCGAGCACGATCCCGCGCTGTACGAGGCGTTGCGTAGCGGGCGGCTGCCCAAGGTGGGCGCCATGAGCCAAGCCTTCACCCGCGCGGAAGAGATGAGCGACGTGGCGACGGCCTACTACGCGTCGAGCCAGATCATGGTGATGCTGGTGGACAAGCACGGCATGCCCGCAGCGGATCAGATGCTGAAGCTGTGGGGCGAGGGCAAGGGCACGCCAGAGGTAGTGCAAACCGCCCTGGGCATGTCCACGGACGCCTTCGATACCGAGTTTCGCACCTGGGCCGACCAAAAGCTCGCGCGCTACAAGACGCAGTTCGTTCCCATCTCCCGCACCGGGGGCTACGAAAAGGCGAAAGAAGCCGCGGAAAAAGCGCCGAAAGATCCCGCGAAGCAGGCCGCCTTCGCCCTGGCCGCGCTGCGCGAGCGCAAGGTGGAGGAAGCGCACAAGGCGCTCGAGGCGGCCCTCGCCGCTTCTCCGGACTACCCGGATGCGCTGTGGCTCGAGGCACGCCTGGCCATGTCCAAGCGCGACATGGCCAGCGCCAGCACGCTGCTGCAAAAGCTCACGCAGAAGAGCGACGGCTACATGGTGCAGATGGCCCTGGCGGACATCTCCGAAGCCAAGGGCGACGTAGCCGGGATGAAGAAAGCCTTCGAACGCGCCCACCAGCTCGACCCGACGCAAGCGGAGCCGCTGCAAGCGCTGGTGGATCTCGCCAAGAAGACCGGCGACAAGGACGGTGAGCTCGACGGCCTGCGCAAGCTCTCCAAGCTGGAAGAGCACGACGGTCGCATCTATCGCCGCCTGATGCGCGCGCTGATGGACAAGAAGCTCTACAAGGAAGCGAAGGACGTGGGCGAGATGGGCCTGTGGGCGGATCTCGAGGGCGCCCAGACCCACGCGCTCTTCGCCGAAGCCCTTGCGCACCTCAAGATGGTGCCCCGCGCCATCTACGAGCTCGAGAGCGCGCTGATGTGTCCCGCGCGCCCCAAGGAGCAGGCGGAGCTCCACGCCCAGCTCGCCGAGACGTACATGATGGTGCCGAACCCCGGCAAAGCGCGGGAGCACGCCAAGGCGGCGCGCAAGCTCGACCCCGACAATCCGCGCGTCAAAAAGCTCAAGATCTGA
- a CDS encoding SAM-dependent chlorinase/fluorinase, producing MAIITLLTDFGLEDPFVGQMHGVILSRCPEAKIVDLTHGVQPQDVRQASFLLARSYEWFPPGSVHVAVVDPGVGSERAGIVVEAQGHVFVAPDNGLCTPLFSGARVHRIDMGIAPRSRTFHGRDLFAPVGAEIASGRVAPAEVGPPHEPVKLPPAAKGRVMVVDHFGNLITDLEADGAVAVEIAGRRIPVRGTYSDVAVGELLALTSSFDTLEIACREGNASALLSARVGAEVRVV from the coding sequence ATGGCCATCATCACTTTGCTCACGGATTTCGGGCTGGAAGATCCCTTCGTGGGGCAGATGCACGGGGTGATCCTCTCGCGCTGTCCGGAGGCGAAGATCGTGGACCTGACGCACGGCGTGCAGCCGCAGGACGTGCGGCAAGCGAGCTTCCTGCTGGCGCGCAGCTACGAGTGGTTCCCGCCGGGGAGCGTACACGTGGCGGTGGTGGACCCGGGCGTGGGCAGCGAGCGCGCGGGCATCGTGGTGGAGGCACAGGGGCACGTGTTCGTGGCGCCGGACAATGGCTTGTGCACGCCGCTGTTCAGCGGAGCGCGGGTGCATCGCATCGACATGGGCATCGCGCCGCGGAGCCGCACGTTTCACGGCCGCGACCTGTTCGCGCCGGTGGGCGCGGAGATCGCCAGCGGGCGCGTGGCGCCGGCGGAGGTGGGGCCGCCGCACGAGCCGGTGAAGCTGCCGCCCGCGGCCAAGGGGCGCGTGATGGTCGTGGATCACTTCGGAAACCTGATCACGGACCTCGAGGCCGACGGCGCCGTGGCGGTGGAGATCGCGGGGCGCCGCATCCCGGTGCGCGGAACCTATTCCGACGTGGCCGTGGGCGAGCTCCTGGCGCTCACGAGCTCCTTCGACACGCTGGAAATCGCCTGTCGCGAGGGCAATGCGAGCGCGCTGCTCAGCGCGCGCGTGGGCGCGGAAGTGCGCGTCGTCTGA
- a CDS encoding HEPN domain-containing protein — protein sequence MSAEIVIANFLRVAGQDLEGAKLLLAGGNRNAAYLCEQAAEKVIRAVPTSEGKHAGVRHQLDEMVDAIPDENPIKPLLAAIQHLAAFATTFRYPSPTGKIKPPPSGAQVEADIAKVQEALSQSTAHFGVDLGKPNEPAATPGPIRS from the coding sequence ATGAGCGCTGAGATCGTCATCGCCAACTTCCTCAGGGTCGCCGGTCAGGATCTCGAAGGTGCCAAGCTTCTGTTGGCGGGGGGCAATCGAAACGCCGCCTATCTTTGCGAGCAAGCGGCCGAAAAGGTAATCCGCGCGGTCCCCACCTCCGAGGGCAAGCACGCAGGTGTCAGACACCAGCTCGACGAGATGGTCGACGCCATTCCGGACGAAAACCCCATCAAGCCGTTGCTCGCCGCCATCCAACACCTCGCGGCCTTTGCCACGACCTTCCGCTACCCCAGCCCTACCGGGAAGATCAAACCACCTCCTTCGGGTGCACAGGTCGAGGCTGACATCGCGAAGGTGCAAGAAGCACTGAGCCAAAGCACTGCCCACTTTGGCGTGGATCTCGGCAAGCCAAACGAACCCGCGGCTACGCCTGGCCCCATCCGGAGTTGA
- a CDS encoding hemolysin III family protein, whose protein sequence is MLSRPTAREEIENSVSHGIGLLAAIAVAPFLIASAASGGSAQTIVGASVFSATMVLLYLSSTLYHALPAPSAKRVLRTVDHAAIFLLIAGTYTPFTLGVLSGAWGWTLFGLVWTLALAGVLLETFGRMRYPKLSLALYIGMGWLVLIAAKPMIQLMQPWGLFWLVAGGVAYTAGVAFYAAKRIPHHHLIWHLFVIAGTACHVVAVLRYAA, encoded by the coding sequence ATGCTGTCTCGGCCCACCGCCCGCGAGGAGATCGAAAACAGTGTGAGTCACGGCATCGGCCTGCTCGCCGCCATCGCCGTGGCGCCCTTCCTGATCGCGAGCGCCGCCTCGGGGGGCAGCGCCCAGACCATCGTCGGCGCCAGCGTGTTCTCCGCGACGATGGTGCTCTTGTACCTGTCGTCCACGCTGTACCACGCGCTGCCCGCGCCCTCCGCCAAGCGCGTGCTGCGCACCGTGGATCACGCCGCCATCTTCCTGCTCATCGCCGGTACCTACACGCCCTTCACCTTGGGCGTGCTGAGCGGCGCCTGGGGTTGGACGTTGTTCGGACTGGTATGGACGCTGGCGCTGGCCGGCGTGCTGCTCGAGACCTTCGGCCGCATGCGATATCCGAAGCTATCCCTCGCCCTGTACATCGGCATGGGCTGGCTGGTGCTGATCGCGGCCAAGCCCATGATCCAGCTGATGCAACCGTGGGGACTCTTCTGGCTCGTTGCGGGGGGCGTGGCGTACACGGCCGGCGTCGCGTTCTACGCCGCCAAGCGCATCCCGCATCATCACCTGATCTGGCACCTGTTCGTGATTGCCGGCACGGCGTGCCACGTCGTGGCCGTGCTGCGCTACGCGGCGTAA